A segment of the Labrus bergylta chromosome 11, fLabBer1.1, whole genome shotgun sequence genome:
ATAACATGtatctttgatttaaaaaataaaaaataaaaaatagggaAAATGTACCAAATAAATTTAATTTTGCGTGTGCTCCTGGAAGATAGTCACCAGATTAGGGgaacatcaaagaaaaaaaggaaataagaaaataacACCTGTTTTCATATTACgtctgtttattttcttaagGTATTTTATTTATGAGAATTAACAGTTGCAGTTTCATTATCAATCACCTTTGTCAATTCAACATTTACAGTGACTCCAGGTAAAATATGCTGGTAGCCTACTTCAAAAAAAGGATTGTTCTGGAAAATCTACAACTATAGCCTAAAtatgacacttaaaaaaaaaaaaaagaaatagccTACAGGATTTGAAGATTAGCATCAAGTCTTTTTCATCCGACATATCCAGGGAGTAAACTGTATGTTGTAATAGGCCAATGAAATATTActtgtttgaatattttccatAAGATAAACAGGATAATAACCTTTACATTTCAAGTGTataaaataacatcaaaatgttCACACCAGGCTGaataattttattgttttaatgctAACATTTTCACATCTGTGATGAAAACTCTATTAAAGGTTTCTATTCAGAATGaccacataaacataaacaacataaaaatcACATTGTGTTGCGGGTTGCCATTGTGTCGACTTTACTCAGGGGCAGCAGACACTTGGAGAATAAGCTTGACGCTAATCGTTTTTGCAATAATTGTGATTGTGCATGGGTCACCTCCATTTCTCTGCTTCTTGGTTAATGAGAACCTGTTAAAGACAATTGACAGTGATAACCTGGAGGACATCAAGCAATAGTTTAAATTAAACCAGGCATTTGATATAGACTACTGGCTTCATTTACTGTTTGAAATCAAACATGTATTAGCTGACATCACGTTAGCCAAGAAGAAAATTCCAACTAACACTATTTTAACCCAGAAGTAAAATCCTAGTTAACTTTATATGGGCTGAAATGATCACCCTTTTAATTGAATCATGTAATTCTATCAACCCCTTGAAGTGGCTTGAAATGAAAGTGGCCCACTTCCTTGATAAAATATTAGTATATCGACTAAGTGGTGTAATGCTTAAGTTAGCTGTTGTCTAACTGTAAGCTAGGTTAATGTGTTATAAAATATGTCTTCTTAACTTTAATATGGCCCAAAGTTCCTCCGGATTTTCAACAGCCATTATGTTTCAGTTGCTTTTCTTCAAAACCCTTGGCACTGTGCAAATATGATACATTCGCAAAAATTCAGTAACAATTAACTGTGCTGCCATTACACACTTGTACAACCAGAGTTCATTTTACATACAGCACATACGGCTTATTTTATCACAAGTATTAAATGGTTGAAAGCTTTAGATATGTCTCTAGAACAAGAGCATACAGTAGCAGAATCATGACTGTCTGAATCCTTGAATACCTTAATTGTCTACATTACAATTCATTCTTGTTATGGTAGCCTACTGGGAGAACACAATGCTACATGAAAGGAGCTAATCTTAAAACTAATCAGTATGCATGGCAGGAACCGTAGACGTGCTGGCCAGCCTCGCCATAGTGATCGCCAACAGTGTATTTCCCCTGACATGCCAGACTGTtagcctgtaaaaaaaacatacaaaagaggaaacatttgttgGTGGGAACATCTAGGATCACATCAAATAATTCatatgtggaaaacaaatggTTGACTGGCCTCTGCTCTCTTGATGAACTGCTCTGTGGCAGCTTTCTCATTCTCTTTGTGTCCTCTCCAGGATCTAAGTGCAGATGCCTGCAGGGCTCGGCCATAGGAGAACGTCAGGATCCAGGGTTTGGCTAGAGGGCAGTTGTTGATGGCATTGAGGTGGACAGAGGCTTCTTCCTCACTCTGCCCACCTGAAAGAAAAGCCACTCCTGCAGGtaaagaaacatatttaattttatttctgCACAATTCATACACAACTCTAGAAATCTCTAGACACCACAGCCCTCTGGCTTACCTGTAACTGCTGGGGGAACAGTACGACGCAAGGCTGTGATTGTAGCCATAGCAACTTCCTCTGGGCTGTACTTGGTGGGGCAGCTGTGTCCGGCAGTGACCATGTTGGGTTTGAGTAGAGTGCCTTCCAGGTACACATGGTGGTCCGACATGGCCTTgtacactgcagacaggacctGAAACACATAGAGCTTTTCACTAGAGAGTCCGAAGAACTATATCGATCTTCTCCTATTTGACTTTTGTTCTTTTATGCAACCCACTTTCTCAGTGATGTACTGGCTGCGTTTCAGGTCATGATCTCCATCAGGCAAAATCTCAGGCTCTATGATGGGCACAATGCCATGCTGGTCAGGAAAATACAGAATCATGAGACGTATAAAGATGTATAGAAGAGCCATTTCATTATACAATATTAAGTGCTGAGTTCTGACCTGTTGGCAAATACTGGAGTAGCGTGCAAGTACATTTGCATTTTCGGCGATTCCCAGTTTAGATGGATTGGCATCACTAATTTTGAGGACACAGCGCCACTTTGCAAAGACGGCTCCATCCTTTTTATATTGAGCACAGCGTTCTGACAAACCATCTAGACCTGTGGAAGAGATAGAAAAAACCCTCCATATATTTCCTTTTAACATGCATTCATGCTTCATAATCTGAGGTCGTTTTAGTCTGACCCTGTGTGGTGGTTTCTCCAGAAGTTCCTGCAAGGGGCACAACACCTTTGTCAACCTAATGAACAGGGAATAGAGAAGTTAAATAATTCATGCTAAATCGTATCCACAACGTAAAATCTGTCCAGAGCATTTATATTAAGATGCAGATGTGATTAGAAAACATAGTACAGGTTGATACAGATTCATACTAAATTGACACACCTTGACGCCAACCATGATGCCCCTGTCCCTGATCATTTTTACAAAGGGAACACCGTTATCAGTGTGTTGGTACAGCGTCTCATGGAAGAATATGACTCCTCCAATGCAACCATTGATGCGGTCGTCTGCACTGAAAAGAATCTGACGGAACTGTCTGCGGTTCTCCTCTGTGTTCTCCACGCCGACCTGTGCAAGCCGCTTAGCCATGCTGCCTGCAGGTAACATATTTCATACTAGGTGTTATTGGGCTTTATTCATTGACTATCaatgatttagatttttctatAGTTTAAAGAAATAACAGAATGGTTACAGACCCACAGACTCGTCTGCAGCCAGGATGCCCTTCCCTGGAGAAACTATG
Coding sequences within it:
- the aldoca gene encoding fructose-bisphosphate aldolase C-A — encoded protein: MTHHFPTLSEAQKRELHETALRIVSPGKGILAADESVGSMAKRLAQVGVENTEENRRQFRQILFSADDRINGCIGGVIFFHETLYQHTDNGVPFVKMIRDRGIMVGVKVDKGVVPLAGTSGETTTQGLDGLSERCAQYKKDGAVFAKWRCVLKISDANPSKLGIAENANVLARYSSICQQHGIVPIIEPEILPDGDHDLKRSQYITEKVLSAVYKAMSDHHVYLEGTLLKPNMVTAGHSCPTKYSPEEVAMATITALRRTVPPAVTGVAFLSGGQSEEEASVHLNAINNCPLAKPWILTFSYGRALQASALRSWRGHKENEKAATEQFIKRAEANSLACQGKYTVGDHYGEAGQHVYGSCHAY